The following proteins come from a genomic window of Coffea arabica cultivar ET-39 chromosome 11c, Coffea Arabica ET-39 HiFi, whole genome shotgun sequence:
- the LOC140016450 gene encoding uncharacterized protein, with protein sequence MPKTRSQRNVDGAEGNAQGGPQQVHQEANTGEVRVELSQISPEQLVQSVAANLPTFEAIVTYLKGQSGQSGAVKGQSGVPPSPERRVWKTGRTGSSESRSGSPRSKRARREVTREQVPVPEPSHRNSRTSHPEPVLRPARMEDPHRKENYQVQDELDLLLDPEADRYTASPFVPDIEDYPLPAKFKIPFMKSYDATTDPEDHLFAFLTQMRLQTAADAVRCKTFPMFLEGKARQWFQGLPPRSVRSFSQLARLFAAQFVSSRAYSKTTAHLMTVHQGPEESLREYMVRFNNESLQVRDRDDKMVMAAFVNGLRKQKLYTEFVERPPKSVREMLDRAHEKANAEEANRLKGAQERLRDDKRRKGVDLGETRPGQGRKSIPERLPRSRPWEKEKTWTSLTAPRARVLAVMEQQGISRPPRPLGGDKTQRDQGLYCAYHRDVGHDTEDCRHLKKEIEKLIRRGHLGQFVRDGRADQKQGGFKRDRTTSSHDRPRGPRDRTPEQGVQNLAGVINTIAGGPAGGDSHTARRNNRPPPSRESSNKRLKVYEEIIYGPEDAVPLASNNHEAIVVEVIMCNYKVKKVYIDNGSAIDVLYYKTFKELQLEDKQLIPVRTPLIGFAGPPVRPEGMITIMVTVGESPKCRTVPVNFAVVKEPSSYNMILGRPTLNALRAVCSTLHLSMKFPTPDGVAEVLGDPEVARACYIATLKGKEKLVAQTTCLEPWEPAEKEESLETDESLVELPICLKRPDRGVRTGAGLSELTQRALESLLEEYAEIFAWSADDMPGVLPELAVHKLHVDPNIRPVKQKKRNFAPERNEFVKEEVGKLLEAKIVKEIYYPTWLANPVLVKKEDRAWRMCVDFTDLNRACPKDCYPLPRIDQLVDSTTGYEIFCFLDAFKGYHQIALDEEDQEKTAFITEYGTYCYTTMPFGLKNAGATYQRLVNKLFKNQIGRNMEVYVDDMLVKSRTQEQFIKDLREIFDVLRSSRMRLNPKKCTFGVISGKFLGYMISKDGVRANPDKVKAIMDMAPPRNIKEVQRLAGRMAALSRFLSKSAVRGSPFFRALRRGPQFEWTPECQHAFDELKAHIARLPALTSPAQGEVLFIYLAVGKEAISAVLIREEGKIQKPIYYVSRALQGAEPRYTSIERYVLALVHATRKLRSYLQTHPVVVMTDQPLKQILSKPDASGRMVRWAVELSEYDLSYQPRTAIKAQALADFIAEGISFGQEQSPAELTRGAAKAEQARGAVEVVQAAGTKSTQDVAEAGQVGEAAEVTKGAKAFMAEQIIDAVEAKQAEGLAEVAQATKGAKAEQVKEAVDAEQVTGKVDRTIPTWTLFVDGSSSKEGCGAGLLLTSPMGDELAYALRFDFRASNNESEYEALIAGMMIARKLGAESIEVYSD encoded by the coding sequence ATGCCGAAGACCAGATCTCAGAGGAATGTGGATGGTGCTGAGGGGAACGCACAGGGCGGTCCCCAACAAGTTCACCAGGAAGCCAACACAGGGGAGGTAAGGGTCGAGCTCTCGCAGATCTCGCCGGAACAACTGGTGCAGTCGGTTGCCGCGAACTTGCCTACCTTTGAGGCTATTGTGACGTACTTGAAGGGACAATCTGGACAATCTGGTGCAGTGAAGGGACAATCTGGAGTCCCTCCCAGTCCAGAGCGTCGGGTGTGGAAAACGGGCAGGACAGGGAGTTCGGAATCCCGATCTGGAAGCCCCAGGTCGAAGAGGGCGCGAAGGGAAGTTACACGCGAGCAGGTCCCGGTGCCAGAGCCCTCTCATAGGAATTCCCGAACTAGCCATCCGGAGCCCGTTCTGAGGCCTGCTCGGATGGAGGACCCTCACAGGAAGGAGAATTATCAGGTCCAGGATGAACTGGATCTCCTGCTGGATCCGGAGGCGGATAGGTACACTGCCTCTCCTTTCGTACCGGATATCGAAGACTACCCTCTGCCTGCCAAGTTCAAAATACCATTCATGAAGTCCTACGACGCGACCACGGATCCGGAGGATCACTTGTTTGCGTTCCTGACTCAGATGCGCCTGCAGACAGCCGCGGATGCGGTTAGGTGCAAGACTTTTCCAATGTTCCTGGAAGGAAAGGCTCGGCAGTGGTTCCAGGGTTTGCCCCCCAGGTCGGTTCGGTCGTTCAGCCAGCTTGCGAGGCTGTTTGCGGCCCAGTTCGTCTCCTCTCGCGCTTATTCCAAAACTACGGCCCATTTGATGACTGTTCATCAAGGGCCCGAGGAGTCATTACGTGAGTATATGGTACGCTTCAACAATGAATCCCTTCAGGTGCGGGACAGAGATGACAAGATGGTGATGGCTGCCTTTGTCAACGGGTTACGCAAGCAGAAGTTGTATACGGAGTTTGTAGAAAGACCTCCCAAGTCCGTCCGGGAAATGCTAGATCGAGCCCACGAGAAGGCGAATGCCGAGGAGGCCAACCGTCTGAAGGGCGCCCAGGAAAGGTTGCGGGATGACAAGCGCAGGAAGGGAGTCGACCTGGGGGAGACACGGCCTGGTCAGGGCCGAAAAAGTATACCAGAGCGCTTGCCTCGGAGCCGACCATGGGAGAAGGAAAAGACCTGGACCTCGCTCACTGCGCCCAGAGCTCGGGTTTTGGCAGTGATGGAACAGCAAGGGATCTCTCGCCCTCCTCGGCCGTTGGGGGGTGACAAAACCCAGCGCGATCAGGGCTTGTATTGTGCGTACCACAGGGACGTCGGGCACGACACGGAGGACTGTCGACACCTCAAAAAAGAGATCGAGAAACTGATACGAAGAGGTCACCTTGGGCAGTTCGTCCGTGACGGGCGTGCAGATCAGAAGCAAGGAGGGTTCAAGCGAGATCGGACGACTAGCTCACACGACCGACCTCGAGGTCCCCGTGATCGTACTCCGGAGCAGGGGGTCCAGAACCTAGCCGGAGTGATCAACACCATTGCGGGAGGACCTGCTGGAGGAGATAGCCACACGGCTCGGCGAAACAACCGACCTCCTCCCAGCAGGGAGAGCTCGAATAAGCGATTAAAGGTGTACGAGGAGATCATATATGGGCCAGAGGACGCAGTACCCTTAGCCTCCAATAACCATGAAGCAATTGTGGTAGAAGTTATCATGTGTAACTACAAGGTAAAGAAAGTGTACATCGACAATGGGAGTGCCATCGATGTGCTGTATTACAAAACCTTCAAGGAGTTGCAGCTGGAAGACAAGCAGCTCATCCCCGTTCGAACTCCCTTGATAGGTTTTGCAGGTCCGCCAGTCAGGCCAGAAGGAATGATAACCATCATGGTCACCGTAGGAGAATCACCCAAGTGCCGAACTGTCCCGGTGAATTTCGCGGTGGTAAAGGAGCCGTCCTCCTACAATATGATACTGGGACGACCTACCCTAAATGCACTCCGAGCTGTCTGTTCGACCCTGCACCTTAGCATGAAGTTCCCAACGCCTGATGGGGTGGCCGAGGTGCTGGGGGACCCGGAGGTGGCTCGGGCGTGTTACATCGCAACCCTCAAAGGCAAGGAGAAGCTGGTGGCCCAGACGACCTGTCTGGAGCCCTGGGAGCCTGCTGAAAAGGAGGAAAGTTTGGAGACGGATGAGAGTCTGGTCGAACTGCCCATCTGTCTCAAGCGACCTGATCGTGGGGTAAGGACCGGAGCTGGATTGAGCGAGCTGACACAGAGAGCTCTGGAGTCTCTGCTGGAGGAATATGCCGAGATTTTTGCGTGGAGTGCTGATGACATGCCCGGAGTCCTTCCCGAGCTGGCAGTTCACAAATTGCACGTTGACCCAAACATCCGGCCAGTGAAGCAAAAGAAGAGGAATTTCGCTCCCGAGCGCAACGAGTTCGTCAAAGAAGAGGTAGGCAAGCTATTGGAGGCCAAAATTGTGAAGGAGATCTACTATCCGACCTGGCTGGCCAACCCCGTGCTGGTCAAAAAGGAGGATAGGGCCTGGAGGATGTGTGTAGACTTCACCGACCTGAACAGGGCCTGTCCGAAGGATTGTTACCCCCTCCCTCGTATCGACCAGCTGGTCGACTCAACAACGGGGTACGAGATTTTCTGCTTTCTGGATGCTTTCAAGGGTTATCACCAGATAGCTCTGGACGAGGAAGATCAGGAGAAGACTGCCTTCATCACCGAATACGGTACGTATTGTTATACCACCATGCCATTTGGGTTGAAAAATGCAGGTGCGACCTATCAACGACTGGTCAACAAGCTGTTTAAAAACCAGATCGGCCGAAATATGGAAGTGTACGTGGATGACATGCTGGTGAAAAGCCGAACTCAGGAGCAGTTCATCAAGGACCTCAGAGAGATCTTTGACGTTCTACGGAGCTCGCGGATGCGGCTGAATCCCAAGAAATGCACTTTCGGGGTCATATCAGGCAAGTTCCTGGGGTACATGATATCCAAGGACGGGGTAAGAGCTAATCCCGACAAGGTAAAAGCTATCATGGACATGGCTCCTCCCCGAAACATAAAAGAGGTCCAACGGCTAGCTGGCAGGATGGCGGCCCTGAGCAGGTTCTTGTCGAAGTCAGCCGTTCGGGGTTCCCCCTTCTTCAGGGCCCTGCGAAGAGGTCCCCAGTTCGAGTGGACCCCCGAGTGCCAGCACGCATTTGACGAGCTCAAGGCCCACATCGCGCGCTTGCCAGCCTTGACCTCTCCCGCACAAGGAGAAGTCTTGTTCATCTATCTGGCAGTTGGGAAGGAGGCGATCAGTGCGGTACTAATTCGGGAAGAAGGCAAAATCCAGAAGCCCATATACTATGTCAGCCGGGCTTTGCAGGGGGCGGAGCCAAGGTACACCTCAATTGAGCGGTATGTTTTGGCACTGGTGCACGCGACCCGGAAGCTCAGGTCCTACTTGCAAACTCACCCCGTGGTGGTCATGACCGACCAGCCTCTCAAGCAAATTCTCTCAAAGCCTGATGCATCAGGAAGAATGGTAAGGTGGGCAGTGGAGTTGTCTGAATACGATCTTAGCTACCAACCCCGCACGGCCATTAAGGCTCAAGCATTGGCAGATTTCATAGCTGAAGGAATCTCCTTTGGGCAAGAGCAGTCGCcagccgagctgaccagaggcGCAGCCAAGGCCGAACAGGCCAGAGGAGCTGTCGAGGTCGTACAGGCCGCCGGAACCAAATCGACCCAAGACGTGGCTGAGGCCGGacaggtcggagaagctgccGAGGTCACAAAGGGTGCTAAGGCTTTCATGGCTGAACAGATCATAGACGCAGTCGAGGCCAAGCAGGCCGAGGGACTTGCCGAGGTCGCACAGGCCACAAAGGGAGCCAAGGCCGAGCAGGTCAAAGAGGCTGTTGATGCTGAACAGGTCACGGGCAAGGTCGATCGGACCATCCCGACCTGGACGCTTTTCGTGGATGGATCCTCTAGCAAGGAAGGCTGTGGAGCAGGGCTTCTCTTGACTAGCCCCATGGGGGATGAGCTGGCCTACGCCCTGAGGTTTGATTTCAGGGCCTCTAACAACGAGTCCGAATATGAGGCCCTGATCGCAGGGATGATGATAGCTCGGAAGTTGGGGGCCGAGTCAATAGAAGTCTACAGCGACTAG